The DNA window TACTTTAAGAGGAGTTTTTAAAGGGATATCTTCATTATTATAGTTTATTAAAGGTAAGAACATCTCATCATTTACTTCTAAACTTGAGTCGACTCTTTTCAATATGTTTGAAAGATTAACAATCATATATTCACCCCAAATACACGACACAGATAATTATATAAACTCTGCTTAAATATGTCAAGAAATATTTAACTTAAAAAACAGGCAGACTGCCTATTTTTATTACTATTTACATGCCGCTATTTCCCTGGTTTCCCTTGCGATCATCATCTCCTCGTCAGTGGGTATTATGAGCACCCTTACCTTTGCGCCAGCTGCACTTATGTCTTCTTTCTTTCCTCTTATCTTGTTTTTTTCCTTATCTATAGTTATTCCCAAAAACTCCATATCCTCGCATATTTTTTCTCGGGTGGGAATAGAATTTTCACCAATCCCTGCTGTGAACACGATTGTGTCCACACCGCCCATGGCAGCAGCATATGCCCCTATATATTTTTTAACCCTATAACAGAACATTGAAAAAGCCATCTGAGCCCTTTTATTCCCCTCTTTAGCAGCATTTTCTATATCTCTGCTGTCGCTGCTTACGCCGGAAACTCCCAAAAAACCGGATTTTTTGTTTAAAACATTATTGATTTCAGATATGGTCATGCCTTCTCTTGAAGCAAGATAATCAATTATAGCCGGGTCTAAATCTCCCGACCTGGTTCCCATCATCAATCCTTCCAATGGTGTAAAGCCCATGCTTGTATCAACGGATTTTCCGTTTTTTACAGCGGCAACGCTGGAGCCGTTTCCTAAATGACAGGTTATGATTTTTAATTCATTATAAGGTTTGTTTAACATTTCTGCGGCCTTAATAGATACATATTTATGTGAAGTACCATGAAAACCGTATTTTCTAATGGAGAATTTTTCGTAATATTCATATGGCAGTGCATACATGTATGAATAATCAGGCATTGTCTGATGGAAAGCAGTATCAAAGACCGCTGCCATAGGCACATCAGGCATTAAATCCCTGCATGCATTTATACCTATTATATTAGGAGGATTGTGAAGCGGTGCAATTGCAGAGCATTCCTTCAGAACATTCATGACAACATCATCTATCAATACCGAACCGG is part of the Oxobacter pfennigii genome and encodes:
- a CDS encoding acetate/propionate family kinase; this translates as MNVLVINCGSSSLKYQLIEMTDEEVLAKGLVERIGLEGSVLTHRPKDMDKIIIEKDMKDHKEAVKLVLEALVDKNHGVIKSMDEITAVGHRVVHGGEKYSGSVLIDDVVMNVLKECSAIAPLHNPPNIIGINACRDLMPDVPMAAVFDTAFHQTMPDYSYMYALPYEYYEKFSIRKYGFHGTSHKYVSIKAAEMLNKPYNELKIITCHLGNGSSVAAVKNGKSVDTSMGFTPLEGLMMGTRSGDLDPAIIDYLASREGMTISEINNVLNKKSGFLGVSGVSSDSRDIENAAKEGNKRAQMAFSMFCYRVKKYIGAYAAAMGGVDTIVFTAGIGENSIPTREKICEDMEFLGITIDKEKNKIRGKKEDISAAGAKVRVLIIPTDEEMMIARETREIAACK